The Rhodocyclaceae bacterium genome segment GCCGTCGCGCAGCGCAATCGTCGGCCCGGCGTAGTCGACGAACAGCTTCTCCCCGGCACGGTGCACCTGGCGCATCGAGCGCTTGAGCGACTGGGCATGGGCGCGGTAGTGCTCGAAGAACTGCGTTCGGCCCCAGGTGCGCTGCCCAGCGTGGGCCGCAACATACTCTTGCCACAGCAGCATCAGCGTGACGCCTTTGCGCGAGAGCTCGCGGTGGATGCGGGCGAAGTCCGGCATCACCACGTCCCTGCGCCCCAATGCCGGGCCCAGCAGGCACCGCTGCAGTTCCGCCTCGTCCAGATCGCGTACAGCGTCCCAGTGCGACAGTCCCGCCGCTGCGGCCAGCCCGACGTACTTTGCCACCACCCCCTTGGAGATGCGCAGCGCGCGAGCCGTCTGCTCGTGCGACAGCTCGGCCTCCAGCTTGAGGCGAAGTGCTTCCTTGATCATGCGTAGGTCCATCCTCGTTGCGGGCACCGCTCCTCCGGTCAAAAAGACCGGACGATACGTGCCCTGGGTTGAGATCTACGCAGTGCCAGCCGGCAACGTGACCGGCCCGTCCGGTATCGTGACCGATCGTTCCGGGATCGTGACCGCCGGATCCGGAAATCGCTCCGGATCGGTCACGTTCAGCCGGATTCGCCGGTCACGTTCAACCGGACAGACCGGTCACGTTCGCCGGATTCAGCGGTCACGTTGCGCCGGAATACCCAGGCGGAACATGAATCCCGCCGGCTTCACGAAAGAATCAGGGGCTAGAAGGTCATGGGCTGATGCTGCGCGGATGGGATGCGCGGTCTGCCGGACGACTTCTTCGATCGCTCGGTGCGGCGGTGACGGTCTCTGCGTCGGGGCAGACAACCTGCTCAGGAGCGCTTTAGGTCACCACGCCAAATCGACCCCTGCGGCTGCACCGATGACATGCAACTTGTTTACCCTAGTTCGGAAACACCACAAGCCACCAAGTAGCTCCACGTCTCATCAAGCTGCGAGATCGGCGGCACAAAAATTACTGTGCCGTCTCGACCGCGAGTAAGCAAGACTCGATATGCATTGAGGCGAAGTTGGTAGGGATCACGCACGAGACTACCTTTCTTGTAGCCACGAGCTCGCGCAATCGACCAACCGCTCTGCTCGCGTACGAGATCGCTACCCCAACAAAGAAGCGCTGCATCGAGTTCAAGGCCCTGCGCCGCAAACTCGGTCACCACTTCTTCCAACTGGCGGCAAGATACCGGGCTTCCGTCACCGTCTACGTACCATGGCCCTACCTTCACATTCTTCGTCCAGTTGAAGTCGTTGCGAACGCCGAAGTGGATAAGGTCCTTGTCACGCGAGGAAGCTACTAGCCCGAATCGGGCCAGTTTATGCTCGGCGTACCGTTCTCGAAGGTAGGCTTTTGCAGTATCCAGGTCACGAGTCATCCGAAGGTGAAAGTCGTGGCTGGCGAGGTGAGCGATATGCTGCCGCGCCACGTCGGAGTCACCACGCAGAACTGCATCCACGAACGGATGGACATCTTTCGCAAGATGAAAGCGAATCTCCGTGTCGAGTGTGAGGGCGGGGGAGGCGACGAACGGGACGGTACTTCCTGCGAACAGTGACGCGATCTGCGGGGCTCCATGAACCTCCCAATCGTCAGGCACTCCGCTCTCTTCGACAGCTTTGCGCCAGAGCGAAAGTCCGCCTTCTTCGCCAAGATGGATCTCTTGCCCAGTGCCAATGAGGCCGACGATCGTGCACCATTCCGGAATGCGCTCGGCAAACTGCACGAAATGCTCTGGCTCGGAACGCTTACTATCCGTGTGGCCTTTAGCGGCCACCATGTCCGCATCCCACGCGCGCTGCGCTTCGTCAAAGATCAGCACGTGTTCTGCCGGCACAGGTGCCTTTGGACGGCTGTAGGCTTGGACATAGCCCTTCACGTCACGGACGAAGGTCTTCCCATCACCGCCGGCCTGCTTCATCTGATACTGCAGTACTTGTACAAGCGGGCCATTCCCCGACAAGAAGACTGCAGGGGCAGTGGGTTTATGACCATCCGCACGCGCAACCGCGAGGTCATCGAGATAATGAGCATGCGCTAGCCGCAGCCCTACGAGCGTTTTTCCAGCTCCGGGAACACCCGTAAGCAAGATGAGGCGCCGGCGCTTTGCAGCGGCAGCACCACGAATGATGATCTCGATTTGGTTGACGGCGGGATCCGTGTTGGCACGTGCTCGCCAGATATCCCGCAGCGTACCCGTGGTGAAGAGCTCGCGCGCTGCCTGTACAAGCGTTGGCAAAGGTCGATACGCCGCGGCGTCAAGGAATGCCTCTGCAGAGAGTTGCGGCTGATCACGCACATCCGAGAAGTTCGCGATGAGCGCGTCGATCGCATCGGGTCCCGCGATATGTACGCCGTCTCGCTCGCCTCCATACCCCTTGGCGCGCGTAGGTACGACCACCGCATAGACGGGGCGACCATCACAGTCGCGATGGTATGCGCGAAGATCTCGTGCGTAGGCTGCCGTTTGATCGAGGTCAGCCTGCGACGGAGTCTCTTTGCCCTTGAGTTCCAACACGATTACAGCGCTACCGACCAACAGCAATACGTCGGGCCGCCGAAACTCGAGCGGCAACTGATACTCAAGAATTGCACTGTATTGCGCTGCATGAGCGTACGCGTCAAGTGACTCGCCTACTTCCCGCTGGAGCTTCGGGATGCTGTCGTCCCATGCCCTAACTTGTGAGGCGTCGACATCAGGCAAAAATTCTTGCAATCGCCCGCGTACTAGCCGTGGCTCCGCCGCTCGAAAGGTAGGGAAGTTCGAGCTCCAACCATAACGCGCGTCAGACATTCAGCGTCCTCAAGTGCACTGGCACCAGTATGGAGCTATGCGTGGATCGGTCAAGATCACCGCCCAGCGCGCCTCATTATGGTCTTCTACTCCACCGTCACCGACTTAGCCAAATTCCTGGGCTTATCCACATCCGTCCCCCTGGCAAGGGCCGTGTGATACGCCAACAACTGCAGCGGCACCACATGCAATATCGGTGACAAGTCACCATAGTGCTCCGGCATCCGTATCACCCTCACCCCCTCGCTGTCCGTGATCTGCGTATCCCCATCCGCCACCACGTACAGCTCCCCGCCGCGCGCACGCACCTCCTGCATGTTGCTCTTCAGCTTTTCGAGCAGCGCGTCGTTCGGGGCCACCGTCACCACCGGCATCGCCGAGGTCACCAGCGCCAGCGGGCCGTGCTTGAGCTCCCCGGCCGGATACGCCTCGGCGTGGATGTAGCTGATCTCCTTCAGCTTGAGCGCGCCTTCCAGGGCGATCGGGTAGTGCAGGCCGCGGCCGAGGAACAGGGCGTCTTCCTTGGTGGCGAAGGTCTCGCTCCATTCGACGATCGCCGGCTCCAGGGCCAGCACGGTCTGCACCGCGGCCGGCAGGTGGCGTAGTGCGGTGATGGCGTCGTGCTCGGCGGCATCATCGAGCCGGCCGTGGGCCTTGGCCAGCGTGTTGGCCAGCAGGTACAGCGCGACCAGTTGCGTGGTGAAGGCCTTGGTCGAGGCGACGCCGATCTCCACCCCGGCGCGGGTGAGGAAGCGCATCGTGGTCTCGCGCACCATCGCGCTGGTGGCGACGTTGCACACCGCCAGCGTGTGCGTGTGTCCCAGGTCGCGCGCATGCTTGAGCGCGGCCAGGGTGTCGGCGGTCTCGCCCGACTGCGAGATGGTCACCACCAGTGCGCGCGGGTTGGGCACCGAGTCGCGGTAGCGGTACTCGCTGGCGATCTCCACCTGCACCGGCAGCCGGGCGATCGATTCGATCCACTGCTTCGCGACGCAGCCGGCGTAGTAGCTGGTGCCGCAGGCGAGGATCAGCACGCCCTCCACCGCCGGCAGCACCGACGCCGCGGCTGGGCCGAACAGGCCGGGGTCGATACCGCCGACCGCCTCCAGCGTGTCGGAGATCGCGCGCGGCTGCTCGAAGATCTCCTTCTGCATGTAGTGGCGGTAGGTGCCGAGCTCGGCCTCGGCCGCCTCGGCCGCCACGGTGCGCACTTCGCGCTCGACGGTGCGGCCCTCGCGGTCGACGATGCGGTAGCCCTCGGGACGCAGGTCGGCGAGGTCGCCTTCCTCGAGGTAGACGATGCGGTCGGTGGTGCCCGACAGTGCGAGCGCGTCGCTAGCGAGGAAGTGCTCGCCGCCGGTGCCCACGCCCAGCACCAGCGGTGAGCCGAAGCGGGCGCCGCACAGGCGGTGCGGCTCGGCCTTCGCGAACACGGCGATGGCATACGCACCGCGGAAGCGGGCCACCGCGGCCTGCACGGCTTCGAACAGGTCGCCCTTGTAGAGGTGGCGCACCAGGTGCGCGATCACCTCGGTGTCGGTCTGCGATTCGAACACGTAGCCCAGCGCCTGCAGCTCGCTGCGCAGTTGTTCGTAGTTCTCGATGATGCCGTTGTGCACCACCGCGATCTCGCCGCTGGAGAAGTGCGGGTGGGCGTTGGTGGTGCTCGGCGCGCCATGCGTCGCCCAGCGGGTGTGCGAGATGCCGGTGCTGCCGGCCACGCCCTCGGCCTCGACCTGCGCCTTCAGCTCGGCGACGCGGTGCGTGCTGCGTGTGCGCTGGAGCTGGCCGGCGTGGTGGACGGCCACGCCGCAGGAGTCGTAGCCACGGTACTCGAGGCGACGCAGGCCCTCGACGAGGACGGGGACGATGTCACGGGAGGCTGTGCCGCCGACGATACCGCACATGGGGGGTCAGGCCGACGGGCTGCCGAAGGGGCGGCAGGGGTGGGTGGGCGGGGTGTGGGTGGGGAGTTTTGGGGGGTTTTGCATGGTTATTGATGATAGCGCCTGCGGCGGGGGGCGGGCAGGATCGTCGTCAGCCGTCCGAATGGCACACCTCCTCGTGCCTCTTGTCTTGGAATAACATATTTGTTATTCAGTCTCGGAAGACACCCCTTCGGGAGGTGGAAGTCGCGCGCAAGCGCATGAAGGAGGTCAAGGATGCGAACGCATGAGCAGGTTGTATCGAAGCTGCTTCGCCGCCCGGGCGTAAGGAAGGAAGTCGATCGTATCGAGCGCGAGGAAGGCGAACTCCTTGATCAACTTCTGAAGGCGAGGCACGACGCGGGACTTACGCAGGCACAAGTCGCCGAACGCATGGGTACCCACCCACCGTCTGTTGCTCGCCTGGAGCGGGCACTGTCGACTGGAAAGCACTCCCCTTCGTTAGCTACGCTCAGAAAGTACGCTCAGGCCTGTGGTCGCGAGTTGGTGATTCAGATCGAATAGCCAGCGCGCCAGTCTTGCACTGGAGAGACTGATGTCGATATCAATCGCAGAAGTTGAAGCACAGGCGCTCCTTCTTTCTCCGGAGGATCGTGCACAGTTGGCTGACAAGCTGCTGGCGAGTCTGGCCGCTAATGCGGACGTTGAGGACGCGTGGTCCGTTGAAGCAGAGCGGCGCCTGGCCGAGCTGGAGCGCGGGGCAGTGTCTGGGATTCCCGTACGAGACGCTATCGCCCGTGCCCGCGACGCCGTTCGATGATCGCTTCTACGCATCCGCTTGCCGCAGATGACCTCACCGCCTTTTGCCATGGCGTTTGCAGGTAATCACTCCGCTCGCGCAAAAGGCAAGACTTGACCCCATCGACGGAATGTAGACTGCTCCGGGGGTGTTGTTGGTGGGATGAGACGTCTGTCGAGTTTTCGACTTGCTCGCTGGGGGAACTTTTGGTTCGTATCTCATAGTAATCGACGATAGCGCCTGATGGCAGGGTCTGGGACCATCGTTGCCGGTCGCGACAGTTCGTGGTGGACATACCTAAAAAGCTACAGGATCGAACGTCGTGCGATATTCGGCATACCTCTGATGAAAGTCCTGAAATGAGCGATTTCAGTCCCGCGCGCAGGCGCGTCGAAGTTACGCCGGGCGAGTCGGTCCGGATCCTGCGTGAGATGCAGGAACTCAGCCAGAACCAGCTCTCCGAGCTGACTGGAATTGCCCAGGCCACGCTGTCGGCAATCGAGAACGGCCGTGTGAACCTGGGCGTTGAACGTGCGAAGGTTCTGGCGCGCGCGCTCAAGTGCCACCCGGCGGTGTTGGTGTTTCCCGGTTGGGATCAAGCAGTCGCAGACCAGGCTTGAGGGAGGGCGTCATGACAACAGCAGTCACAGCCATCGAAACGCAGATCCGGGCGCTCAGCCGCGAAGACAAGGCCGACCTGGTCAAGTCGTTGATCGCGGATCTTGACGGGCCAGCGGACGAGAGCGTCCAACGCGCATGGCTTGAAGAAGCGCAACGCCGTCACCTTGAGATTGTCGAAGGCAAGGTAGAAGCGATACCGGCGGAACAGGTATTTGCCAGCCTTCGCGCCGGCCAGAAGATATCCTTTGCGATCAACCGCTGATCGGACGCCCTGCAAACCGGAACCTGCGTCAGTTCGCTCTACGGCGCTTTCCGTTCACGCTCTATTACTCTGCTACAGACGAATGCGTGCGCATCGAGGCTGTTGCGCACCAGCGGCGACGGCCCCGATACTGGGAAAAGCGTTTCGGGCGCTGACACGAGTCGAGTTCGCCGACTTGAGGTCGCAGATTGCGACCTCAAAGACTTTGCGGTTATCCGGAGCCTCGAAATGAAGACTCTCTCGGCAGTAGTTGAACAGGACTCGGTCACGCGGCTCTACGTTGGCTTCGTCCCTGGCTTCCCAGGCGCCCACTCCCAGGGCGGCACGCTGGACGAGCTTCAGCACACCCTGCAGGAGGTCATTGCGATGCTGATGGAGGGGCATCAGTGTCACCGGGACGGCTATTGCTAGCAGGAAGTGCTAGGATTTCGAGATGATTGACTGGTCGACATGCGCTGCCGTCGAATCCCATCCCGGTGTCTACAGTGGCGCCTGGGTGTTTCGTGGCACGCGGGTGCCGGTAGCAGCCTTGTTCGAAAACCTCGAAGGCGGCGCTTCAGTCGCTGAGTTCGTCGAGTGGTTTCCAGGAGTTACCCTCGAACAAGCGAAGGCTGCGTTGGACCACGTCGCTCACGGCTTGCTCGCTCCTGCGTAGATGTACATCCTTTTTGATCAGGGAACCCCGGTGCCGCTTCGCGCCGTGCTTCCTGACCACCGAGTGGTCACTGCGCACGAGTGTGGTTGGGGCCAGCTGGAAAACGGTAATCTGCTTTCAGCTGCCGAGGCCCGAGGGTTTGAAGCGCTGATCACCACTGATCAGAATCTTCGGTATCAGCAGAATCTTTCGGATCGAAAGATCGCGATCGCTGTCTTGAGCACGACCAATTGGCCTCGCATCAGGCCTGCTGTGCCTCTCGTGGTCGCGGCGATCGAGCGCCTCGCACCAGGCGCGTTTGTTGAGATCAGGATTCCGTGACGCCGGCGTACCCGGCGACATACTGCGGCTCTGCGGTGCGGACGACTTCATCCCTGAAGAACCGGCTGAGATCCCCTGCCGTCCGCAGATCGACCTTGCGGCCACCCAGCAGCGTCGAAAGTTCGATCTCTATCTGGGCCATGTCCAGCAAGGTAATCCTCGCACCCGGCTCGAACTCGACCAGCAGATCGATATCGCTGTCCGGGCGGGCGGTACCCTTCAGTGTCGAGCCGAACAACGACAAGCGGCTGATCTTGTGGCGCTGGCATATGGTGACCAGGGCTTTAGTCTCAGGAAAGAGTCGCTTTGCCATCTTGCAGGACCTACCCCGCTACAACCACCTGCACATGAAATCCGCCATCGCCGGCCGCACGATGTGCGAGCGGTCGTGGCAGCAGTGCCCGCTGTCCTCCCAGATCAGCGTCTCCACCGTGCCGCCCGCCTCGGCTGCCATCCGGGTGGCGTTCTCCATCGGGGTGATGGTGTCCAGCCCGCCATGCACGATCAGCAGCGGGCAGCGGATCTTCGCCGCCGCACCCTCGAGGTCGATGCACTCGAAGAACGTGCGCGCCTCTTCCACCGAGCGCGAGCCGCTGACGTAGACGAAGCCGTCGAGCGTCGCGCGCGGGATGCTCGCCAGGTTGCGCAGGTGGTACATCGCGCCCCAGGCCACCGCGGCGCGGATGCGCGTGTCCATCGACGCGGCCTTCGGTGCGTAGTAACCACCGGTGCTGCGGCCGATGATGCCGATGCGTCCGGCGTCGATCTGCGGGCACTGCTCGAGGAAGTCGAGCACGGCGATCACGCACTGCTCGAAGTCGCGGCGCCAGGGCATGCGGAACAGCGTCTCGCCCTGGCCGGGGCCGTCGAAGGCGAGCGTCGCCAGTCTGCGCTCGACGCAGAGGTCGTTGACCACCATGTAGTCTTCCTTGGTGGTGTCGAGGCCACCGAGCAGGATCACGACGGGTGGCTTCGATACTCCGGCGGGCAGCCGCAGGTAGGCCGGCATCTCGATGCCGTCGAACGGGATGCTCACCGGCTGCAGCGGCGGTGACAGCATCGGTGCGGCGCGCGCGAACACCGCGACCTTGCGGTCGTGCACGGTGCGCTTGAGTTGCGGGTCGTCGTAGTAGAGGTTCTG includes the following:
- a CDS encoding addiction module protein, giving the protein MSISIAEVEAQALLLSPEDRAQLADKLLASLAANADVEDAWSVEAERRLAELERGAVSGIPVRDAIARARDAVR
- a CDS encoding addiction module protein encodes the protein MTTAVTAIETQIRALSREDKADLVKSLIADLDGPADESVQRAWLEEAQRRHLEIVEGKVEAIPAEQVFASLRAGQKISFAINR
- a CDS encoding DUF433 domain-containing protein, with translation MIDWSTCAAVESHPGVYSGAWVFRGTRVPVAALFENLEGGASVAEFVEWFPGVTLEQAKAALDHVAHGLLAPA
- a CDS encoding helix-turn-helix transcriptional regulator, with translation MSDFSPARRRVEVTPGESVRILREMQELSQNQLSELTGIAQATLSAIENGRVNLGVERAKVLARALKCHPAVLVFPGWDQAVADQA
- the glmS gene encoding glutamine--fructose-6-phosphate transaminase (isomerizing) → MCGIVGGTASRDIVPVLVEGLRRLEYRGYDSCGVAVHHAGQLQRTRSTHRVAELKAQVEAEGVAGSTGISHTRWATHGAPSTTNAHPHFSSGEIAVVHNGIIENYEQLRSELQALGYVFESQTDTEVIAHLVRHLYKGDLFEAVQAAVARFRGAYAIAVFAKAEPHRLCGARFGSPLVLGVGTGGEHFLASDALALSGTTDRIVYLEEGDLADLRPEGYRIVDREGRTVEREVRTVAAEAAEAELGTYRHYMQKEIFEQPRAISDTLEAVGGIDPGLFGPAAASVLPAVEGVLILACGTSYYAGCVAKQWIESIARLPVQVEIASEYRYRDSVPNPRALVVTISQSGETADTLAALKHARDLGHTHTLAVCNVATSAMVRETTMRFLTRAGVEIGVASTKAFTTQLVALYLLANTLAKAHGRLDDAAEHDAITALRHLPAAVQTVLALEPAIVEWSETFATKEDALFLGRGLHYPIALEGALKLKEISYIHAEAYPAGELKHGPLALVTSAMPVVTVAPNDALLEKLKSNMQEVRARGGELYVVADGDTQITDSEGVRVIRMPEHYGDLSPILHVVPLQLLAYHTALARGTDVDKPRNLAKSVTVE
- a CDS encoding nucleotidyltransferase family protein, which translates into the protein MAKRLFPETKALVTICQRHKISRLSLFGSTLKGTARPDSDIDLLVEFEPGARITLLDMAQIEIELSTLLGGRKVDLRTAGDLSRFFRDEVVRTAEPQYVAGYAGVTES
- a CDS encoding type II toxin-antitoxin system HicB family antitoxin, which gives rise to MKTLSAVVEQDSVTRLYVGFVPGFPGAHSQGGTLDELQHTLQEVIAMLMEGHQCHRDGYC
- a CDS encoding transposase, giving the protein MIKEALRLKLEAELSHEQTARALRISKGVVAKYVGLAAAAGLSHWDAVRDLDEAELQRCLLGPALGRRDVVMPDFARIHRELSRKGVTLMLLWQEYVAAHAGQRTWGRTQFFEHYRAHAQSLKRSMRQVHRAGEKLFVDYAGPTIALRDG
- a CDS encoding helix-turn-helix transcriptional regulator → MRTHEQVVSKLLRRPGVRKEVDRIEREEGELLDQLLKARHDAGLTQAQVAERMGTHPPSVARLERALSTGKHSPSLATLRKYAQACGRELVIQIE
- a CDS encoding DUF2075 domain-containing protein — protein: MSDARYGWSSNFPTFRAAEPRLVRGRLQEFLPDVDASQVRAWDDSIPKLQREVGESLDAYAHAAQYSAILEYQLPLEFRRPDVLLLVGSAVIVLELKGKETPSQADLDQTAAYARDLRAYHRDCDGRPVYAVVVPTRAKGYGGERDGVHIAGPDAIDALIANFSDVRDQPQLSAEAFLDAAAYRPLPTLVQAARELFTTGTLRDIWRARANTDPAVNQIEIIIRGAAAAKRRRLILLTGVPGAGKTLVGLRLAHAHYLDDLAVARADGHKPTAPAVFLSGNGPLVQVLQYQMKQAGGDGKTFVRDVKGYVQAYSRPKAPVPAEHVLIFDEAQRAWDADMVAAKGHTDSKRSEPEHFVQFAERIPEWCTIVGLIGTGQEIHLGEEGGLSLWRKAVEESGVPDDWEVHGAPQIASLFAGSTVPFVASPALTLDTEIRFHLAKDVHPFVDAVLRGDSDVARQHIAHLASHDFHLRMTRDLDTAKAYLRERYAEHKLARFGLVASSRDKDLIHFGVRNDFNWTKNVKVGPWYVDGDGSPVSCRQLEEVVTEFAAQGLELDAALLCWGSDLVREQSGWSIARARGYKKGSLVRDPYQLRLNAYRVLLTRGRDGTVIFVPPISQLDETWSYLVACGVSELG
- a CDS encoding alpha/beta hydrolase, encoding MTRARVDEVIGQGMHRFLGDGVHYRDLLDIRAAIDDWSQWCATWSRFGDAAERRGRTAEDHGHVRTAAREYARAALYFHYAQNLYYDDPQLKRTVHDRKVAVFARAAPMLSPPLQPVSIPFDGIEMPAYLRLPAGVSKPPVVILLGGLDTTKEDYMVVNDLCVERRLATLAFDGPGQGETLFRMPWRRDFEQCVIAVLDFLEQCPQIDAGRIGIIGRSTGGYYAPKAASMDTRIRAAVAWGAMYHLRNLASIPRATLDGFVYVSGSRSVEEARTFFECIDLEGAAAKIRCPLLIVHGGLDTITPMENATRMAAEAGGTVETLIWEDSGHCCHDRSHIVRPAMADFMCRWL